In the Endozoicomonas sp. SCSIO W0465 genome, GGGAAAGAGCTCATGGTCTTCTATTGAGTAATCGAGGCTTTACCCTTGAGCAAATTGCAGAAATCCTTGAGATTAAATATCAGACCGTTTCCCAATGGATTGATGATTGGGAGGACTATGGTATTCGTGCATTGTATAAGAAACATGGTGGTGGAAGATCTTGCATATATGATGAATCTGAAGTGCAACGCATAAAAGAGTTAGTAGCAGAAGAGCCTCGTCGTTTATCGTATGTAAAATCCAAAATTGAGGATGAGACCGGTAAATCCTCATCAAAACTTACTCTGGCCAACATCGTAAAAAAGTTAGGACTGGTTTACAAAAGACTCCGTAAATCGTGCAAACATAAACGGGACGAAGAGCATTTCCAGCGTTGTAAAACTGCACTGAAAGACGCCCAGGAAGCTGAGCGCAAAGGGTTAATAAACTTGTTTTATTTTGATGAGTCCGGATTTACTCAAGAACGGCTAAGTTACCGTTAATGGTTGGAAGCACCAATGTTCAGTAATTCTGCTGATCAACCGGCCAACAGTTAATTTTTTTGCTGCCGTCAGTTCTCGCCTCCAGGCCAGATAATGGGGAAGGTAACGAGTTGCAACCCCTTGGAATACGCCGCCAATCCAGCGTTTTAAATGACTGTGATAAGAATTTACAGTCTGGATGTGGTAGATGCCTTCAACAACATGTTGACCTGCTGATGTCACCAGCTCCTTGAAGACAAATCCAAGCTTGTCAGCAAGTTTTTCGTGAGCGAGGTGTGCATCCGCACAGACCGTGGCCTGTATCGATATGCGGCCATTTAAATGCCTGCACAATTCATTAGCACTTTCGTTTTCTAATACACCGTCAACGGTATTTCGATTACGGTCCCGAGCCACCATTACCGGGACTTTTCGGGCTTTGTTGGGATCATTACCCCGCTTTCGGGTTGGCCGTGGAAGGCCTTCTCTTTGCCCTTTGAAGGATTCACGGAAAAATGTTTCATCAAGCTCAGTAATGCCACAAAGCTCTTCTGCTTGATCATTATTAATCACTTCAAGAAAGCGGTGACGCCAGCGGAACGCAGTTTTCAAGTCAATGGCATTCTCAGCAGCAGCTGGTCGCAAGACCATAGAGTGAGTCATACCTGCGAGGTACTTGTTCCATTTTTCAGGGTGCCTGAGCCTTGCCAAAGGCGTTCCACTAAAGGCGTTAAACGTTGAGTCGCAAGTCTTGCAGTGGTAGCGCTGTCGGCCATTTCGTATGCCCCAGCGACCAACGCTATGGCTTTTGCATTTGGGGCACCTGGGGTTTTCGGCAAATTGGGCAAGTATGCTCTTTTCTACGTCAGGTGTTGCATTATCGTTATTGGGTATAGATTCACTGTAAACAGGTTCAGAGTCAGTGGTTTCTACTACCTCGGTAACCTCTATTTGAGTACTAAGGAGCGAGTTGTTAAGAATGTCTCGCTGTTCACTGGTTAATGTTGAAATGGAATCAATAAAATTCTGGAAGAGTTCAGATTGCATATCACTCCCCTACAACGTAGATTTTATGGGAGTTTAGCTGATTCAACCATTAACGGTAACTTAGCCCTCAAGAACCTTGTGTGCCATATGGCTGGCAGGAAAAAGGAAAGCAGCTCAGAATTCCATCAGTCAAAAGTAAGCGCATCAACGTGCTGGGCTTTATGAATCGGAGCTGTGAGCTGTTTCATTACCCTGTTGTGGGCTCTGTGAATAGTGATACAGTGATTGCAGCCTTTGACGACTTCGCAGAGAAAATGGAGGATGAAAAATACAGTTCAAATGACCGCTACACCGTAGTTATGGTGGACAATGCCAGTATTCATACCAGCAAAAAGTTTCGTGACAGAATCGCTGACTGGACTCTTGAGAAAAAGTTACTGATCTGCTTTCTTCCAACATATTCACCTGAACTCAATCTGATTGAGATCCTGTGGAGGAAAGTAAAGTATGAATGGCTCAATCTATTGTCAATCAAGAGTTTCACGGAATTTGAAAAGGAAGTTGAACGAGTGTTCGCTTCATTTGGAGAGAGTCATATGATTTCGTTTGCAAATACTAAATAATCGTTCAGTCAATTTATCCGAAAGCAAATTATCAACTACTTATTAGTGATTTTTATCGGGTGACTGGATGATTTGTTATGAATGTATCGTAGTACAGATGTTGGTATTTCCAAGCTCAGTGGGGGGCGCTGATGGCAGTTTGTTACAGGCAGGGTGAATGGGTGATGAAAAGTTTTTCTTTGGTTTTAGTCAGGAACTTTGTCCCGATCAGGTGTTCAAACAGAGCAGGTCCATTTCCGAGGTCACCTTGTTATGAATGTCACTTCTCAAATTCAACCGCATATTCCGGCTTCACCAGTCCAGGAGACGAAACATGAAGGAGTGGAAGCCATACCAGCAAAAGAGCCGTCCTGCAGTGAAACGGCTAAAGTCTTCCCGAAGTTGACAGACACCAGAACGCTGGTCGAAACGGCTAAGACGGTTGCCGGGCAATTAAAAGATCCTGACGGTGAATTAAACGACTGGGATTTCCCTTGTAACTTAACCCCATTGCATATTGCCTCTCTTGCTGGTGATATGGAACTGTTAAGACTCGCTATTGCGGATGATTTTTGCCGGGAGTACATTGATCAACAAACATCGGCTACTGCTGATGGCGCTACCGCAAATGATGATGGCGCTTCTGCAACTGAAGCTACTGCAATTGAAGCTACTGCCAATGTGGCTAGTGCATCACCAAAGGGCAATAACGAAGTTGGTGATCAACAGCCAATTGCCACGAATCACGACACGGCTTTGCATTTTGCTCTGCTGACCGGCTGGGACAAAGGAGCATTAGCGCTTATTGAAGAGCTTGATGTTCAGGATAAAATGAAAAACACTATAAACGACAAAGGCGAAAGCCTGTTCAGTCTGGCGGCAAGTCACAGCAGTCTTGAGGTCGTTCGTGAGCTTTGCAGTCATTTCGAGGCGAGTGAAAATTACCGAGAGTATTTGTTTCACACATCAGAACACCAGAGAACCTTGCTTCATTGTGCCGTAGATCAGGATGTTCCGGAAGTTTTCAACTATCTGCAAGAACGGCAAATGTCCGCAACCCGAGAAATGATCGCAGGTTCGGCGAATGATCAGGATAACCAGCTCCGGATGCTCCCGAGAACAACGATGGCTGATAAAGATAGCAATGGCAAAACACCCGAGGATCTTGCCGCAATCAAAGTTGGTCTGCTCTATGTTCAGCAATTACATGACAATCCCAAACTTGTAGAGCAAGTACGTTTTAGTGACAGCAGTAATCCCTGGCAACGTTACTACTTGCAAAACATTACTGGTCTAATGGAGCCTATATCCTGGATTCCGCCGTGGCAACAATGCACCCTTGTATGATGTGATTAGTTACTACCTGTTCCGAAGTATTTTCTGGGCAGGCAGAATGGATTGCCATGGAGTATCACAGGACGTGAAAATTTGCTCTTCGATAAGCTTCGGTTTTGTACTGGTGCAAATCGCAGCCAATTGTTAAGGATTTAGCTCAGGACAAAATATCAACGACCGCTTCTAATTCCGATATTGCCTGCGCTATTTCAGTACGATAATCAAACGTTTGTCGTTTAACTGTATTCTGCTTTAGCTGAGTACGTGCTCCATCAATCGTAAAGCGCTGATCGTATAGCAGACTGCGGATCTGCCTAACTATATGTACATCTTCATGTCGGTAATAGCGCCTATTACCTCGACGAACGGGTGACAGTTGCGGGAACTCCTGCTCCCAGTAGCGTAATACATGAGACTTTACCAAACAGAGTTCGCTTACCTCGCCAATGGTAAAATAACGTTTGCCAGGGATGGCTGGCAGATCACTCGTCCTGAGTTCCATGTCCTGCATACGTTTCCACTCTCGCCTTGAG is a window encoding:
- a CDS encoding helix-turn-helix domain-containing protein: MGLELKRPQPMKYVNITDEAVVLTLKYAKHYGPLRCIRERAHGLLLSNRGFTLEQIAEILEIKYQTVSQWIDDWEDYGIRALYKKHGGGRSCIYDESEVQRIKELVAEEPRRLSYVKSKIEDETGKSSSKLTLANIVKKLGLVYKRLRKSCKHKRDEEHFQRCKTALKDAQEAERKGLINLFYFDESGFTQERLSYR
- a CDS encoding IS1595 family transposase, whose translation is MQSELFQNFIDSISTLTSEQRDILNNSLLSTQIEVTEVVETTDSEPVYSESIPNNDNATPDVEKSILAQFAENPRCPKCKSHSVGRWGIRNGRQRYHCKTCDSTFNAFSGTPLARLRHPEKWNKYLAGMTHSMVLRPAAAENAIDLKTAFRWRHRFLEVINNDQAEELCGITELDETFFRESFKGQREGLPRPTRKRGNDPNKARKVPVMVARDRNRNTVDGVLENESANELCRHLNGRISIQATVCADAHLAHEKLADKLGFVFKELVTSAGQHVVEGIYHIQTVNSYHSHLKRWIGGVFQGVATRYLPHYLAWRRELTAAKKLTVGRLISRITEHWCFQPLTVT
- a CDS encoding transposase encodes the protein MPYGWQEKGKQLRIPSVKSKRINVLGFMNRSCELFHYPVVGSVNSDTVIAAFDDFAEKMEDEKYSSNDRYTVVMVDNASIHTSKKFRDRIADWTLEKKLLICFLPTYSPELNLIEILWRKVKYEWLNLLSIKSFTEFEKEVERVFASFGESHMISFANTK
- a CDS encoding ankyrin repeat domain-containing protein, which encodes MNVTSQIQPHIPASPVQETKHEGVEAIPAKEPSCSETAKVFPKLTDTRTLVETAKTVAGQLKDPDGELNDWDFPCNLTPLHIASLAGDMELLRLAIADDFCREYIDQQTSATADGATANDDGASATEATAIEATANVASASPKGNNEVGDQQPIATNHDTALHFALLTGWDKGALALIEELDVQDKMKNTINDKGESLFSLAASHSSLEVVRELCSHFEASENYREYLFHTSEHQRTLLHCAVDQDVPEVFNYLQERQMSATREMIAGSANDQDNQLRMLPRTTMADKDSNGKTPEDLAAIKVGLLYVQQLHDNPKLVEQVRFSDSSNPWQRYYLQNITGLMEPISWIPPWQQCTLV
- a CDS encoding MerR family transcriptional regulator gives rise to the protein MELRTSDLPAIPGKRYFTIGEVSELCLVKSHVLRYWEQEFPQLSPVRRGNRRYYRHEDVHIVRQIRSLLYDQRFTIDGARTQLKQNTVKRQTFDYRTEIAQAISELEAVVDILS